The genomic window GACGTCGGGGGCGCGGCGAAGGTGGCCGGACTCCGCGGGAAAAGGAGTCGCGACACCGACCTCGCGCGAGCATCATGTCGTCATCGACTTCGGCGGGCCGCATCGTACCGCCCCGGCGATTCCGCGGCCCCTCTGGTAAACTCGACGTCGGGGACCCGCAGGCGAAAGGGCTTGGGCCGGGCTTCGACGCGGCCGACGGGAGTTGGGTTATGAGCGCCGCCCAGTCGGAGGAAATGACGGACATCCTGAGGCGCATCCGGTCCTGGCCCATCGCGTCGCGGATCAGCCTGGCCCGGCGCATCCTCGAATCGGTCGAGGACGTCACCGTGGTCGAGCCGCCCCGGCGAGAATTCCCCGCGGATGCGCTGATCGGGCTGCTGAAGACGGACGACCCCCCGCCGACCGATGAGGAGGTCGAACGAATCATCGAGGAGGAGCGGATGAGGAAGTACGGGGCCTGACATGATCCGCGTCCTCCTCGACCGCCTCACGCACCGGGTCGGAGTGGCCCAGCGGGTGCAGTGTGGTTGCCCCGATCCGGGTCCGGGAAGGAAGTGAGGACGGGAAGGGGGTGTTGTCCCGCCCCCTCCACGCGCCTTCGGAGCCCTCATGAGGGCCTGCTCACGGCTTCTCGGTCTTCTGCCGCTTGGCCTCGATGTCCCATTCGCGCTTCTCGCCGCCGAAATCGGACTCGCCCTTGCCCTTGATCTGGTCTCCTTCGATCTTCAGCTTGTACTCGATGGTGATGCCGTCCTCCACCTGCGGCAGCTTGCGGACCGCGGAGAAGGTCAGCGTGCCGTCCTTGAACTTCAGGTCCTTGACCTTGGTTTCTTCCTGGTCCGGCCAGGCCATCGTGGCGGAGAGGTTGTCCCCGTCCTTCTTGACCTTCAGGGTGGAGGTCCGCTGCTGGCCGCCGATCTCGTACTCGCACTTCCATGTCCCGACCGGATCGGCCGCCTTCTCGTCCGCGGCGCCCGCCAGGCC from Aquisphaera giovannonii includes these protein-coding regions:
- a CDS encoding DUF2147 domain-containing protein produces the protein MMSAILSMALVLGASGLAGAADEKAADPVGTWKCEYEIGGQQRTSTLKVKKDGDNLSATMAWPDQEETKVKDLKFKDGTLTFSAVRKLPQVEDGITIEYKLKIEGDQIKGKGESDFGGEKREWDIEAKRQKTEKP